Proteins encoded in a region of the Carassius auratus strain Wakin chromosome 21, ASM336829v1, whole genome shotgun sequence genome:
- the LOC113038779 gene encoding C-type mannose receptor 2-like — protein MFSLVLFSGFFTFTLCAPHYVFVNESKTWAEAQRYCRDKYTDLATIENDQQTAQLMDTVNDDSIDMAWIGLYDDLNSWKWTLEDSDFFKAEEKNFRNWYNQGPGNSGAQSLCVYMRNGIWHAASCSDAFYLTVCYDGRENASATYVVIFQSKNWTEAQSYCREHHTDLISIRNEVENQKIKYFFRYYYYIYYNYNFWIGLYRTRSWSDQSNSSFTYWSTWQPDTTGTCTAVSFSDSGKWTDENCNYAFPFFCHNASASSRRYHFVSESKTWTEAQSYCRKNYTDLATIDNMEEMNSLINTVNGSYYGLAWIGQYDDVNSWRWSLEDNDFYQEGERDFRNWFHEPDNYGGNQLCVFMDSNGKWSDLSCDNALQFVCYDGRDTATQSYIVIFQGKTWSEARRYCRDHYTDLANVRNQTENQRILERTYEYGYGVWIGLYRNRVWSNSQNTTYQNWRPQFPWIQAQPDNGNNDMSEFGYQHCTAVSFRYSGRWTDEVCLSSMPFFCYSRTCTQSSCTRQYHFVSESKTWIEAQSYCRQNYTDLATIDNMEEMNRLIKTIRGTYYGSTWIGLYDDLNSWRWSLDNAALGGGFKSWYVQEPVNLYGQSLCVYMSYYHGTWSEASCYSTLSFICYDGKVNASTSYVFVYQYKTWTEAQSYCREHHTDLVIIRNEIENYRVQSIIPYNSAVWIGLYRTKSWSDQSNSSFSNWRTGQPDNAGNSEYCTAVSFSESGNWTDENCNIALPFICYSALASSRQFHFVNESKTWTEAQRYCRQNYSDLATIDNMEEMNSLINTVNGSYNGSAWIGLYDDVNSWRWSLEDNDFYQEGERDFRNFFHEPNNIAGNELCVYMDNNGKWFDSSCYIYYHFVCYDGRENATQTYVYVYQGMAWTGAQSYCREKYTDLASVRNETERQQILSIARSYGYYYGYIWIGLHRSRLWSDQSSSSFTYWLPYTAFATAQPDNGVNVQGEQGSQHCTAVSLQYFGQWTDENCFASFPFFCYSDEYVMGMRVEVTSLENLSESQIKELVIIQLQEEMMRLGLPKNVTMNLRGYRKIKP, from the exons ATGTTTTCACTGGTATTATTCTCAG GTTTCTTTACTTTCACACTGTGTGCCCCTCATTATGTCTTTGTGAATGAATCCAAGACTTGGGCAGAAGCTCAGAGATACTGTAGAGACAAATACACTGATCTGGCCACCATTGAAAATGACCAACAAACTGCCCAGTTGATGGACACAGTGAATGATGATTCCATTGATATGGCCTGGATTGGACTCTATGATGATCTAAACAGTTGGAAATGGACTCTAGAGGACAGCGATTTCTTCAAGGCTGAAGAGAAAAACTTCAGGAACTGGTATAACCAAGGACCAGGGAATTCTGGAGCACAAAGTCTTTGTGTTTATATGAGAAATGGGATATGGCATGCAGCAAGCTGCTCCGATGCATTTTATCTTACGGTCTGCTATGATG gaAGAGAAAATGCCAGTGCTACTTATGTTGTTATTTTCCAGTCCAAAAACTGGACTGAagctcagagttactgcagagAACATCACACAGATCTCATCAGTATCAGAAATGAGGTTGAAAACCAGAAGATCAAGTATTTcttcagatattattattatatttattataattacaatttttgGATTGGACTGTACAGAACCAGATCTTGGTCAGACCAGAGTAACTCTTCATTTACTTACTGGAGCACGTGGCAACCAGATACTACAGGGACCTGCACTGCAGTGTCATTTAGTGACTCTGGGAAATGGACTGATGAAAACTGCAACTATGCATTTCCCTTCTTTTGCCACAATG CATCAGCATCATCCCGCCGGTATCACTTTGTTTCTGAGTCTAAGAcctggactgaagctcagagttactgcagaaAGAATTACACTGATCTGGCCACCATTGATAACATGGAGGAAATGAACAGCCTGATTAACACAGTTAATGGGAGTTACTATGGTTTAGCCTGGATTGGACAGTATGATGATGTGAACAGCTGGAGATGGTCACTGGAAGACAATGATTTCTATCAGGAAGGAGAAAGAGATTTCAGAAACTGGTTTCATGAACCAGACAACTATGGGGGGAACCAGCTGTGTGTTTTCATGGATTCTAATGGAAAATGGTCTGATTTATCATGCGATAATGCACTGCAATTTGTTTGCTATGATG gtAGAGACACTGCCACACAGAGTTACATAGTGATTTTCCAAGGAAAAACCTGGTCAGAGGCTCGTAGATACTGCAGAGATCATTACACAGATCTTGCTAATGTGAGAAATCAGACTGAGAACCAGAGGATCCTTGAGAGAACATATGAATATGGATATGGAGTCTGGATTGGGCTGTACAGAAacagagtttggtcaaacagtCAGAATACTACATATCAAAATTGGAGGCCACAATTTCCTTGGATACAGGCGCAACCTGATAATGGCAATAATGATATGTCTGAGTTTGGATATCAGCACTGCACTGCTGTATCATTCAGATATTCAGGCAGATGGACAGATGAGGTCTGTCTATCCAGCATGCCTTTCTTCTGCTACAGCA GAACCTGCACACAATCTTCATGCACCCGTCAGTATCACTTTGTGTCTGAATCTAAGACCTGGATTGAagctcagagttactgcagacaGAACTACACTGATCTGGCCACCATTGATAACATGGAGGAAATGAACAGACTCATTAAAACAATACGTGGCACTTACTATGGATCAACTTGGATTGGACTCTATGATGATCTGAACAGCTGGAGATGGTCTCTGGATAATGCAGCATTAGGGGGAGGATTTAAAAGCTGGTATGTTCAGGAACCAGTGAACTTGTATGGacagagtctgtgtgtgtacatgtcATATTATCATGGAACGTGGAGCGAAGCCTCTTGCTACTCTACCTTATCATTCATTTGCTATGATG GAAAAGTGAATGCTAGTACAAGTTACGTGTTTGTTTACCAGTACAAAAcctggactgaagctcagagttactgcagagAACATCACACAGACCTCGTCATTATCAGGAATGAGATTGAAAACTACAGGGTTCAGTCAATAATTCCATATAATTCAGCTGTTTGGATTGGACTGTACAGAACCAAATCTTGGTCGGATCAGAGTAACTCTTCATTCAGTAACTGGAGGACAGGACAGCCAGATAATGCTGGAAACAGTGAATACTGCACTGCAGTGTCATTTAGTGAGTCTGGGAACTGGACAGATGAAAACTGCAACATTGCATTACCTTTCATCTGCTACAGTG CATTAGCATCATCCCGCCAATTTCACTTTGTGAATGAGTCTAAGAcctggactgaagctcagagaTACTGCAGACAGAATTATTCTGATCTGGCCACCATTGATAACATGGAGGAAATGAACAGCCTGATTAACACAGTTAATGGGAGTTACAATGGTTCAGCCTGGATTGGACTGTATGATGATGTGAACAGCTGGAGATGGTCACTGGAAGACAATGATTTCTATCAGGAAGGAGAAAGGGATTTCAGAAACTTCTTTCATGAGCCCAACAACATTGCGGGGAATGAACTGTGTGTTTACATGGATAATAATGGGAAATGGTTTGATTCATCATGTTACATTTATTACCACTTTGTCTGCTATGATG gTAGAGAAAACGCCACTCAGACGTATGTCTATGTATATCAGGGGATGGCCTGGACTGGAGCTCAGAGCTACTGCAGAGAAAAATACACAGACCTGGCCAGTGTGAGGAATGAGACAGAGCGTCAACAGATACTGAGCATTGCACGCAGTTATGGGTATTATTATGGATATATATGGATTGGTCTGCACAGAAGCAGACTGTGGTCAGATCAGAGCAGCTCTTCATTCACATATTGGCTGCCATACACTGCCTTTGCTACTGCACAACCAGATAATGGTGTAAATGTTCAGGGAGAGCAGGGATCTCAACACTGCACTGCTGTGTCTTTACAATATTTTGGCCAGTGGACAGATGAAAACTGCTTTGCAAGTTTCCCTTTCTTCTGTTACAGTG ATGAGTACG TGATGGGAATGCGAGTAGAAGTTACAAGCCTGGAAAATTTATCAGAGTCTCAGATCAAAGAGCTTGTGATTATACAG TTACAAGAGGAGATGATGAGGCTCGGACTTCCCAAAAACGTCACCATGAATTTAAGAGGCTATCGTAAGATCAAGCCATGA